The following proteins are co-located in the Sebastes umbrosus isolate fSebUmb1 chromosome 24, fSebUmb1.pri, whole genome shotgun sequence genome:
- the LOC119483334 gene encoding sodium/potassium-transporting ATPase subunit alpha-1 isoform X4, which yields MGLGRGKDEYKLAATSDGGSKKAKKAKAAKDMDDLKKEVDLDDHKLTLDELHRKYGTDLARGLSNARAKEILARDGPNALTPPPTTPEWVKFCKQLFGGFSMLLWIGAILCFLAYGIQAASEDEPANDNLYLGVVLSAVVIITGCFSYYQEAKSSRIMDSFKNLVPQQALVLRDGEKKSINAEEVVVGDLVEVKGGDRIPADLRVISAHGCKVDNSSLTGESEPQSRTPDFSNDNPLETRNIAFFSTNCVEGTARGVVINTGDRTVMGRIACLASSLEGGKTPIAKEIEHFIHIITGVAVFLGVSFFVLSLALGYGWLEAVIFLIGIIVANVPEGLLATVTVCLTLTAKRMAKKNCLVKNLEAVETLGSTSTICSDKTGTLTQNRMTVAHMWFDNQIHEADTTENQSGASFDRSSATWAALARIAGLCNRAVFLAEQTNVPILKRDVAGDASEAALLKCIELCCGAVGGMRDKYLKISEIPFNSTNKYQLSIHHNATPGETKHLLVMKGAPERILDRCSTILMQGKEQPLDDEMKDAFQNAYVELGGLGERVLGFCHFNLPDDQFPEGFAFDCEEVNFPTENLCFIGLMSMIDPPRAAVPDAVGKCRSAGIKVIMVTGDHPITAKAIAKGVGIISEGNETVEDIAARLNVPVSEVNPRDAKACVVHGGELKEMTPELLDDVLKHHTEIVFARTSPQQKLIIVEGCQRQGAIVAVTGDGVNDSPALKKADIGVAMGISGSDVSKQAADMILLDDNFASIVTGVEEGRLIFDNLKKSIAYTLTSNIPEISPFLLFIIANIPLPLGTVTILCIDLGTDMVPAISLAYEEAESDIMKRQPRNPKTDKLVNERLISIAYGQIGRESERQILAFLWRTFFNDLVMLIFLSDELS from the exons ATGGGGCTGGGA AGAGGGAAAGATGAGTACAAACTCGCGGCAACCTCAGATGGCGGGAGCAAGAAAGCCAAGAAAGCCAAAGCGGCGAAGGATATGGACGATCTGAAGAAAGAAGTTGACCTG gATGATCACAAGTTAACCTTGGATGAACTCCACAGAAAATATGGAACTGACCTAGCCAGG GGTCTTTCCAACGCCAGAGCAAAAGAGATCCTAGCCAGAGACGGCCCAAACGCCCTCACGCCTCCTCCCACAACGCCAGAATGGGTCAAGTTCTGTAAACAG CTGTTTGGCGGTTTCTCCATGCTGCTGTGGATTGGTGCCATCCTCTGTTTCCTCGCTTACGGCATCCAGGCTGCCTCAGAAGATGAACCGGCCAACGATAAC TTGTACCTGGGTGTCGTGCTCTCTGCTGTCGTCATCATCACCGGTTGCTTCTCCTACTACCAAGAGGCCAAGAGCTCCAGGATCATGGACTCCTTCAAGAACCTGGTCCCACAG CAAGCCCTGGTTCTCCGAGACGGCGAGAAGAAGAGCATCAACGCCGAGGAGGTGGTGGTCGGCGATTTGGTGGAAGTGAAAGGTGGAGACAGGATCCCCGCCGATCTGAGAGTCATCTCCGCTCATGGCTGCAAG GTGGACAACTCCTCTCTGACCGGTGAATCCGAGCCTCAGAGTCGTACTCCTGACTTCTCCAACGACAACCCTCTGGAGACCAGGAACATCGCTTTCTTCTCCACCAACTGTGTTGAAG GTACCGCCAGAGGAGTCGTCATCAACACCGGAGACCGCACCGTCATGGGTCGTATCGCCTGCCTGGCTTCCAGTCTGGAAGGCGGCAAAACTCCCATCGCCAAAGAGATCGAGCATTTCATCCACATCATCACTGGCGTGGCCGTCTTCCTGGGCGTCTCCTTCTTCGTCCTCTCCCTCGCCCTCGGGTACGGTTGGCTGGAGGCCGTCATCTTCCTCATCGGGATCATCGTCGCCAACGTGCCAGAAGGTCTCCTGGCTACCGTCACC GTGTGTCTGACTCTGACCGCTAAGCGCATGGCGAAGAAGAACTGCCTGGTGAAGAACCTGGAAGCTGTGGAGACCCTGggctccacctccaccatctGCTCCGACAAGACCGGCACCCTGACCCAGAACAGGATGACCGTGGCCCACATGTGGTTCGACAACCAGATCCACGAGGCCGACACCACCGAGAACCAGAGCGGCGCCTCCTTCGACAGGAGCTCCGCCACTTGGGCCGCGCTGGCCAGGATCGCCGGGCTCTGCAACCGCGCCGTCTTCCTGGCGGAACAGACCAACGTTCCCATCCTGAAG AGAGATGTAGCCGGTGACGCCTCAGAAGCTGCCCTGCTCAAGTGTATTGAGCTGTGCTGCGGAGCCGTCGGCGGCATGAGAGACAAATACCTGAAGATTTCTGAGATCCCCTTCAACTCCACCAACAAATACCAG CTCTCCATCCACCACAACGCGACTCCCGGCGAGACCAAGCACCTGCTGGTGATGAAAGGCGCCCCAGAGAGGATTCTGGACCGCTGCTCCACCATCCTGATGCAGGGCAAAGAGCAGCCGCTGGACGACGAGATGAAGGACGCTTTCCAGAACGCCTACGTTGAGCTGGGAGGACTGGGAGAGAGAGTGCTGG GTTTCTGCCATTTCAACCTGCCTGACGACCAGTTCCCAGAAGGCTTTGCTTTCGACTGTGAGGAGGTGAACTTCCCCACTGAGAACCTGTGCTTCATCGGCCTCATGTCCATGATCGACCCTCCTCGTGCTGCTGTGCCCGACGCTGTCGGCAAATGCAGGAGCGCCGGAATCAAG GTTATCATGGTGACAGGTGACCATCCCATCACAGCCAAGGCTATCGCTAAGGGTGTGGGTATCATCTCTGAAGGCAACGAGACCGTTGAAGACATCGCTGCCCGCCTGAATGTACCCGTCTCAGAGGTCAACCCCAG GGACGCCAAGGCTTGCGTCGTTCACGGCGGTGAGCTGAAAGAGATGACCCCGGAGCTGCTGGACGATGTGCTGAAACACCACACTGAGATCGTCTTCGCCAGGACCTCCCCTCAGCAGAAACTCATCATTGTGGAAGGTTGCCAGAGACAG ggAGCCATTGTAGCGGTGACAGGCGACGGTGTGAACGACTCTCCTGCTCTGAAGAAGGCTGACATCGGCGTCGCTATGGGTATCTCTGGATCTGACGTCTCCAAGCAAGCCGCTGACATGATCCTGCTGGACGACAACTTTGCCTCCATCGTTACCGGAGTGGAAGAAG GCCGTCTGATCTTTGACAACTTGAAGAAGTCCATCGCCTACACTCTGACCAGTAACATCCCTGAGAtctcccccttcctcctcttcatcatcgcCAACATCCCTCTGCCCCTGGGAACCGTCACCATCCTCTGTATCGACCTGGGAACCGACATG GTCCCCGCCATCTCCCTGGCTTATGAAGAAGCCGAGAGCGACATCATGAAGAGACAGCCCAGGAACCCCAAAACAGACAAACTGGTGAACGAGAGGCTCATCAGCATAGCCTACGGACAGATCG gaagagagtcGGAGCGACAGATATTGGCGTTTTTGTGGCGCACATTTTTCAATGATCTTGTTATGTTAATATTTCTTTCTGATGAATTGTCATGA
- the LOC119483334 gene encoding sodium/potassium-transporting ATPase subunit alpha-1 isoform X3: MGLGRGKDEYKLAATSDGGSKKAKKAKAAKDMDDLKKEVDLDDHKLTLDELHRKYGTDLARGLSNARAKEILARDGPNALTPPPTTPEWVKFCKQLFGGFSMLLWIGAILCFLAYGIQAASEDEPANDNLYLGVVLSAVVIITGCFSYYQEAKSSRIMDSFKNLVPQQALVLRDGEKKSINAEEVVVGDLVEVKGGDRIPADLRVISAHGCKVDNSSLTGESEPQSRTPDFSNDNPLETRNIAFFSTNCVEGTARGVVINTGDRTVMGRIACLASSLEGGKTPIAKEIEHFIHIITGVAVFLGVSFFVLSLALGYGWLEAVIFLIGIIVANVPEGLLATVTVCLTLTAKRMAKKNCLVKNLEAVETLGSTSTICSDKTGTLTQNRMTVAHMWFDNQIHEADTTENQSGASFDRSSATWAALARIAGLCNRAVFLAEQTNVPILKRDVAGDASEAALLKCIELCCGAVGGMRDKYLKISEIPFNSTNKYQLSIHHNATPGETKHLLVMKGAPERILDRCSTILMQGKEQPLDDEMKDAFQNAYVELGGLGERVLGFCHFNLPDDQFPEGFAFDCEEVNFPTENLCFIGLMSMIDPPRAAVPDAVGKCRSAGIKVIMVTGDHPITAKAIAKGVGIISEGNETVEDIAARLNVPVSEVNPRDAKACVVHGGELKEMTPELLDDVLKHHTEIVFARTSPQQKLIIVEGCQRQGAIVAVTGDGVNDSPALKKADIGVAMGISGSDVSKQAADMILLDDNFASIVTGVEEGRLIFDNLKKSIAYTLTSNIPEISPFLLFIIANIPLPLGTVTILCIDLGTDMVPAISLAYEEAESDIMKRQPRNPKTDKLVNERLISIAYGQIGMMQATAGFFTYFVILAENGFLPMDLLGIRVLWDDKYVNDLEDSYGQQWTYERRKIVEFTCHTAFFASIVVVQWADLIICKTRRNSILQQGMKNRILIFGLFEETALAAFLSYCPGMDVALRMYPLKPCWWFCAFPYSLLIFLYDEARRYILRRNPGGWVEQETYY, translated from the exons ATGGGGCTGGGA AGAGGGAAAGATGAGTACAAACTCGCGGCAACCTCAGATGGCGGGAGCAAGAAAGCCAAGAAAGCCAAAGCGGCGAAGGATATGGACGATCTGAAGAAAGAAGTTGACCTG gATGATCACAAGTTAACCTTGGATGAACTCCACAGAAAATATGGAACTGACCTAGCCAGG GGTCTTTCCAACGCCAGAGCAAAAGAGATCCTAGCCAGAGACGGCCCAAACGCCCTCACGCCTCCTCCCACAACGCCAGAATGGGTCAAGTTCTGTAAACAG CTGTTTGGCGGTTTCTCCATGCTGCTGTGGATTGGTGCCATCCTCTGTTTCCTCGCTTACGGCATCCAGGCTGCCTCAGAAGATGAACCGGCCAACGATAAC TTGTACCTGGGTGTCGTGCTCTCTGCTGTCGTCATCATCACCGGTTGCTTCTCCTACTACCAAGAGGCCAAGAGCTCCAGGATCATGGACTCCTTCAAGAACCTGGTCCCACAG CAAGCCCTGGTTCTCCGAGACGGCGAGAAGAAGAGCATCAACGCCGAGGAGGTGGTGGTCGGCGATTTGGTGGAAGTGAAAGGTGGAGACAGGATCCCCGCCGATCTGAGAGTCATCTCCGCTCATGGCTGCAAG GTGGACAACTCCTCTCTGACCGGTGAATCCGAGCCTCAGAGTCGTACTCCTGACTTCTCCAACGACAACCCTCTGGAGACCAGGAACATCGCTTTCTTCTCCACCAACTGTGTTGAAG GTACCGCCAGAGGAGTCGTCATCAACACCGGAGACCGCACCGTCATGGGTCGTATCGCCTGCCTGGCTTCCAGTCTGGAAGGCGGCAAAACTCCCATCGCCAAAGAGATCGAGCATTTCATCCACATCATCACTGGCGTGGCCGTCTTCCTGGGCGTCTCCTTCTTCGTCCTCTCCCTCGCCCTCGGGTACGGTTGGCTGGAGGCCGTCATCTTCCTCATCGGGATCATCGTCGCCAACGTGCCAGAAGGTCTCCTGGCTACCGTCACC GTGTGTCTGACTCTGACCGCTAAGCGCATGGCGAAGAAGAACTGCCTGGTGAAGAACCTGGAAGCTGTGGAGACCCTGggctccacctccaccatctGCTCCGACAAGACCGGCACCCTGACCCAGAACAGGATGACCGTGGCCCACATGTGGTTCGACAACCAGATCCACGAGGCCGACACCACCGAGAACCAGAGCGGCGCCTCCTTCGACAGGAGCTCCGCCACTTGGGCCGCGCTGGCCAGGATCGCCGGGCTCTGCAACCGCGCCGTCTTCCTGGCGGAACAGACCAACGTTCCCATCCTGAAG AGAGATGTAGCCGGTGACGCCTCAGAAGCTGCCCTGCTCAAGTGTATTGAGCTGTGCTGCGGAGCCGTCGGCGGCATGAGAGACAAATACCTGAAGATTTCTGAGATCCCCTTCAACTCCACCAACAAATACCAG CTCTCCATCCACCACAACGCGACTCCCGGCGAGACCAAGCACCTGCTGGTGATGAAAGGCGCCCCAGAGAGGATTCTGGACCGCTGCTCCACCATCCTGATGCAGGGCAAAGAGCAGCCGCTGGACGACGAGATGAAGGACGCTTTCCAGAACGCCTACGTTGAGCTGGGAGGACTGGGAGAGAGAGTGCTGG GTTTCTGCCATTTCAACCTGCCTGACGACCAGTTCCCAGAAGGCTTTGCTTTCGACTGTGAGGAGGTGAACTTCCCCACTGAGAACCTGTGCTTCATCGGCCTCATGTCCATGATCGACCCTCCTCGTGCTGCTGTGCCCGACGCTGTCGGCAAATGCAGGAGCGCCGGAATCAAG GTTATCATGGTGACAGGTGACCATCCCATCACAGCCAAGGCTATCGCTAAGGGTGTGGGTATCATCTCTGAAGGCAACGAGACCGTTGAAGACATCGCTGCCCGCCTGAATGTACCCGTCTCAGAGGTCAACCCCAG GGACGCCAAGGCTTGCGTCGTTCACGGCGGTGAGCTGAAAGAGATGACCCCGGAGCTGCTGGACGATGTGCTGAAACACCACACTGAGATCGTCTTCGCCAGGACCTCCCCTCAGCAGAAACTCATCATTGTGGAAGGTTGCCAGAGACAG ggAGCCATTGTAGCGGTGACAGGCGACGGTGTGAACGACTCTCCTGCTCTGAAGAAGGCTGACATCGGCGTCGCTATGGGTATCTCTGGATCTGACGTCTCCAAGCAAGCCGCTGACATGATCCTGCTGGACGACAACTTTGCCTCCATCGTTACCGGAGTGGAAGAAG GCCGTCTGATCTTTGACAACTTGAAGAAGTCCATCGCCTACACTCTGACCAGTAACATCCCTGAGAtctcccccttcctcctcttcatcatcgcCAACATCCCTCTGCCCCTGGGAACCGTCACCATCCTCTGTATCGACCTGGGAACCGACATG GTCCCCGCCATCTCCCTGGCTTATGAAGAAGCCGAGAGCGACATCATGAAGAGACAGCCCAGGAACCCCAAAACAGACAAACTGGTGAACGAGAGGCTCATCAGCATAGCCTACGGACAGATCG GTATGATGCAGGCCACAGCTGGCTTCTTCACCTACTTTGTGATCCTGGCTGAAAACGGCTTCCTCCCCATGGACCTGCTGGGGATCAGAGTGCTGTGGGACgacaaatatgtaaatgacCTGGAAGACAGCTACGGACAGCAATGG ACATACGAGCGCAGAAAGATCGTAGAGTTCACGTGTCACACAGCTTTCTTCGCCAGTATTGTGGTCGTCCAGTGGGCCGATCTGATCATCTGTAAGACCAGGAGGAACTCCATCCTGCAGCAAGGAATGAA GAACCGTATCCTCATCTTCGGTCTGTTTGAGGAGACAGCTCTGGCTGCTTTCCTGTCCTACTGCCCGGGCATGGACGTCGCCCTCAGAATGTACCCTCTCAA GCCCTGTTGGTGGTTCTGTGCCTTCCCCTActccctcctcatcttcctgTACGATGAAGCCAGAAGATATATCCTCAGACGCAACCCAGGCG GTTGGGTGGAGCAAGAGACGTACTACTGA